The genomic segment GGTTCCCTTTCTGGTCAGCTTCATATCGAAGGTGATGACGCTGCTTCCCGGGGACCTCATCATCACGGGAACGCCCTCGGGCATCGGGCCCATGAAGCCGGGCGACGAGATCGAGGTGCGGATCGAGGGGATCGGATCGCTCAGGAACACGGTAACATGAAAAAAGGGAAAAC from the Nitrospirota bacterium genome contains:
- a CDS encoding fumarylacetoacetate hydrolase family protein, with amino-acid sequence VPFLVSFISKVMTLLPGDLIITGTPSGIGPMKPGDEIEVRIEGIGSLRNTVT